ACTCGACAAGAATGGCGTTTCCGCCTTTGTCTCCATCATGCGTGGATGCAACAACATGTGCTCCTACTGCGTGGTACCTTACACCCGAGGTGCCGAGCGAAGCCGAGATCCACATACCATTGTGCGCGAGGTTGAAGAACTTTTTGCAAATGGTTACCGGGAAGTAACGCTATTAGGGCAAAATGTGAACTCCTACGGATGGGAAAATAAAGAAGAGAGCGTCAACTTTGCCGAATTGCTCGAGATGGTAGCCCGCGTAAACCCATCGCTTCGCGTGCGCTACTCCACCTCCAATCCCAAGGATATTTCGGACGAGGTGCTCTATACCATGGCCATGTACGAGAACATCTGCAACAGCATCCACCTACCCGTTCAGTCGGGAAGCACCCGTATGCTGGAGTTAATGAATAGAGGGTATTCCCGCGAGTATTACATGTCGCGTATCGAATCCATAAGGAACATTCTCCCCGACTGCTCCATCACCACCGATATTATTGCCGGATTTTGTAGCGAAACGGAAGAAGATCACCAACAAACACTCTCGCTTATGGAGTGGTTGAAGTGCGATTATGCTTTCATGTATAAATATTCCGAGCGCCCAAATACAAAGGCTGCCAGACACTACAAGGACGACGTTCCCGAAACGGTAAAATCGCAGCGGTTGGCTGAAATTATTTCCCTGCAGGGCAAAATCTCCCTAGCGAGCAAGAAGAAGGATATTGGAAAATCGTTCGAAGTGCTGGTTGAGGGTGTTTCGAAACGTTCAACCGAATTTCTTTATGGACGAACCTCTCAAAATAATGTGGTTGTATTCCCCAAGGAAAACCTCAAAATTGGTGACTATGTATATGTGGAGATCACTGGCTGCACGTCGTCAACGCTTATAGCAAACGTGGTAGCAGAGTAGTATATTAGTTCCCGCAAACATCGTATAATTCATAAAGAACCCCGGCAGATCACTGTCGGGGTTTTTATTAACCAATCGGAAGAACATTAGCCAACCGTTCTGTTTACTTTTAGACTTATTAGGCATTCCTACCTATGAGTGCCATATAAAATCCATCGCCTTCGGTTTCGGAAGGGAAGAGTTGAATCTCCTTAACTAAATAGAAGTTAGAATTCTGGGCAAGGAAAGCCTCTACCTGTAATCGGTTTTCCGAGGGTAAGATACTACAAGTGGAGTAAACCATTTGACCACCGGGCTTAACCATAACCGAGTAAGATGCTATGATCTCCCGCTGCTGGGTGTGTAAGTTTTCAAGGGTAGTATCCTTCATTAGCCACCGAGCCTCTGGATTACGTCGCCAAACGCCCGTTCCGGTGCAGGGAACATCCAGCAGCAACCGATCCACCAAATCGTGGAAGGGTAAGAATGCATTTGGGATGGCGGCATCTACCGACTCCACATTCAACACACCTGCACGTTGTGCTCTGCGACGCATGGTTGATAGTTTATAAACTAGGTTGTCGGCAGCTACCAAGCGACCCTTGTTTTCCATCAAGGCTGCAAGATGAAGCGTTTTTCCACCGTTGCCGGCACAAGCATCCATCACCAACATCCCCGGTTTGGGGTCCAGTAGTTCGGCAACGCGTTGAGAGGAAATATCCTGAAACTCAAAGAGCCCTTCATGAAATTCATGGGTAAGAAACAGATTTCCCTTTCTATCCATCACCAACCCATTTGCCACATCCGTTGCCTTGGTGCAGTTGATGCCCTGGTCGGCAAACTTTTGCTGTAAGTCGTCGACCGTCGTTTTTAATGTATTAGCACGTAGTGCTTGTAAGGGAGAACTGTTTAGGGCATCTAACTCCTTTTCCCATCTATCGCCCAACTCGGCCTTACCCAGGACGAAAAGCCAATCGGGAACGGAGAAGCGGATAGCAGGATTCGATTCG
The nucleotide sequence above comes from Williamwhitmania taraxaci. Encoded proteins:
- a CDS encoding RsmB/NOP family class I SAM-dependent RNA methyltransferase is translated as MAITVKHADELTLFLLTEAVRRFEVEPGYADKILQRLFLEKKGLNNRDRGCVSEMFYDLLRNKRLLESGMNFSGYKPIERSYLLASAYILWRDIQVPKRLELPRFNFKAYLTRVASNAESNPAIRFSVPDWLFVLGKAELGDRWEKELDALNSSPLQALRANTLKTTVDDLQQKFADQGINCTKATDVANGLVMDRKGNLFLTHEFHEGLFEFQDISSQRVAELLDPKPGMLVMDACAGNGGKTLHLAALMENKGRLVAADNLVYKLSTMRRRAQRAGVLNVESVDAAIPNAFLPFHDLVDRLLLDVPCTGTGVWRRNPEARWLMKDTTLENLHTQQREIIASYSVMVKPGGQMVYSTCSILPSENRLQVEAFLAQNSNFYLVKEIQLFPSETEGDGFYMALIGRNA
- the miaB gene encoding tRNA (N6-isopentenyl adenosine(37)-C2)-methylthiotransferase MiaB, with the protein product MSSLFHKDKPRYFRSVKPVYNESLPKVYIETYGCQMNSSDSEVVASIMQANGYSITENLNEADIILINTCSIRDNAEVRIWGRLENLHIEKKKRPSLLVGVIGCMAERLKEKLIERDNFVDLVVGPDAYRELPQLVRAAEGGQKGINVLLSREETYAEISPIRLDKNGVSAFVSIMRGCNNMCSYCVVPYTRGAERSRDPHTIVREVEELFANGYREVTLLGQNVNSYGWENKEESVNFAELLEMVARVNPSLRVRYSTSNPKDISDEVLYTMAMYENICNSIHLPVQSGSTRMLELMNRGYSREYYMSRIESIRNILPDCSITTDIIAGFCSETEEDHQQTLSLMEWLKCDYAFMYKYSERPNTKAARHYKDDVPETVKSQRLAEIISLQGKISLASKKKDIGKSFEVLVEGVSKRSTEFLYGRTSQNNVVVFPKENLKIGDYVYVEITGCTSSTLIANVVAE